The Triticum dicoccoides isolate Atlit2015 ecotype Zavitan chromosome 6A, WEW_v2.0, whole genome shotgun sequence genome has a window encoding:
- the LOC119317641 gene encoding pyrophosphate--fructose 6-phosphate 1-phosphotransferase subunit alpha-like yields the protein MDSDYGVPRELSEVQQNRTLYQPELPPCLQGTTVRVEYGDVAIAADPAGAHVISHAYPHTYGQPLAHFLRKAANVPDAKVISEHPAVRVGIVFCGRQSPGGHNVIWGLHEAIKAHNVNSKLIGFLGGTDGLLAQKTLEITNEVLSSYKNQGGYDMLGRTKDQIRTTEQVNGAMATCQALKLDALVIIGGVTSNTDAAQLAETFAEAKCATKVVGVPVTLNGDLKNQFVETTVGFDTICKVNSQLISNMCTDALSAEKYYYFIRMMGRKASHVALECALQSHPNMVILGEEVAASKLTIFDITKQICDAVQARAEKDKNHGVILIPEGLVESIPELYALLQEINGLHGKGVSVENISSQLSPWASALFEFLPQFIRQQLLLRPESDDSAQLSQIETEKLLAQLVETEMNKRLKEGTYKGKKFNAICHFFGYQARGAMPSKFDCDYAYVLGHVCYHILAAGLNGYMATVTNLKSPLNKWRCGAAPISSMMTVKRWSRGPATTQIGKPAVHMASVDLRGKAYEMLRQNSSSCLLEDIYRNPGPLQFEGPGADAKPISLCVEDQDYMGRIKKLQEYLEKVKSIVKPGCSQDVLKAALSAMSSVTETLAIMTSSSTGQPPL from the exons ATGGATTCCGACTACGGCGTGCCGCGCGAGCTCTCGGAGGTGCAGCAGAACCGGACTCTCTACCAGCCCGAGCTGCCCCCCTGCCTCCAG GGCACTACTGTGAGGGTGGAGTATGGTGATGTGGCGATCGCTGCTGATCCCGCCGGCGCTCATGTGATCAGCCACGCGTACCCCCACACATACGGGCAGCCACTGGCTCATTTCCTCAGGAAGGCGGCTAATGTTCCCGATGCTAAAGTCATATCAGAGCACCCTGCCGTCAG GGTTGGTATTGTGTTCTGTGGAAGGCAGTCCCCGGGAGGCCACAATGTCATATGGGGACTCCATGAGGCCATCAAAGCTCACAACGTGAACAGCAAACTTATTGGTTTCCTCG GAGGAACCGACGGTCTTCTTGCACAAAAAACCTTGGAGATCACAAATGAAGTTCTTTCTTCCTACAAAAACCAAGGTGGTTATGATATGCTTGGTCGGACTAAGGATCAAATCAGAACAACAGAGCAAGTCAATGGTGCAATGGCTACTTGCCAGGCTTTGAAGTTGGATGCTCTTGTAATAATCGGAG GTGTCACATCAAATACAGATGCTGCTCAACTTGCTGAGACTTTTGCTGAGGCAAAGTGCGCAACAAAG GTTGTAGGTGTTCCTGTAACTTTGAATGGGGACCTTAAGAACCAGTTTGTTGAGACAACTGTTGGTTTCGATACCATATGCAAG GTGAACTCGCAACTTATAAGCAATATGTGCACTGATGCTCTATCTGCTGAGAAG TATTACTATTTCATCCGTATGATGGGAAGGAAGGCTTCTCATGTGGCATTGGAGTGTGCTCTTCAATCGCATCCAAATATG GTTATCCTTGGCGAGGAGGTTGCagcatcaaaactcacaatttttgATATCACAAAGCAGATATGTGATGCAGTTCAGGCGAGAGCTGAAAAAG ACAAGAATCATGGAGTTATACTTATTCCTGAGGGCCTTGTGGAGAGTATTCCTGAATTATATGCTCTTCTACAg GAAATTAATGGCCTCCATGGTAAAGGTGTTTCCGTTGAGAATATCTCTTCTCAACTTTCACCTTGGGCATCTGCGCTATTTGAGTTTTTGCCCCAATTTATTAGGCAGCAG CTGCTTCTCCGTCCTGAATCTGATGACTCAGCTCAACTTTCTCAG ATTGAAACCGAAAAGCTTCTAGCTCAATTGGTTGAGACCGAAATGAACAAACGTTTG AAGGAAGGCACTTACAAAGGAAAGAAGTTCAATGCAATCTGTCACTTCTTTGGCTACCAAGCTAGGGGTGCAATGCCTTCGAAGTTTGACTGTGATTATGCCTAT GTTCTGGGACATGTGTGCTACCACATCTTGGCAGCTGGTTTGAACGGTTACATGGCTACTGTGACAAATCTTAAGAGTCCCCTGAACAAGTGGCGATGTGGTGCTGCTCCTATTTCG TCCATGATGACCGTGAAGCGATGGTCACGTGGCCCTGCAACCACACAAATCGGGAAGCCAGCTGTGCATATGGCTAGCGTTGACTTGAGAGGAAAAGCATATGA GATGTTGAGGCAGAATTCATCCAGCTGCTTGCTGGAAGACATCTACAGAAACCCTGGGCCACTCCAATTCGAAGGGCCAGGTGCTGATGCCAAGCCTATTTCACTGTGCGTCGAGGATCAAGACTACATGGGCAGGATCAAGAAATTGCAGGAATACTTGGAGAAG GTGAAGAGCATAGTGAAGCCTGGGTGCTCGCAGGATGTTCTCAAGGCGGCACTGAGTGCCATGTCTTCGGTGACGGAGACACTGGCTATCATGACTTCCTCTTCCACTGGCCAGCCCCCACTCTGA
- the LOC119319523 gene encoding nucleolin 2-like, translating into MLCIPPYQVTKAGPRVRNGSGDFSGGYFLPPSPALPDWGLEPAASSWIRLDLTTDARQEHHLHLHPREEREPKKSRNNVEPEVTTIMIWNVPHSAYCEDLRSIFEGVNGIVAVYYSSLRRIMLVDFVTRQAARKARNLLRDNRAMSNWLRNYSLNTAFFHNKKYVFDRYSSLPWARSGTSVCIHGLDSSLHVDEIRTMLAGHFGPNNEGIRIPTNLDGSSIGKAYIKYGSWCYFSEALNLNGSNLGGQKLMVTECDGGSRFWDGHISPNGPGTGKRKVFEQ; encoded by the exons ATGCTCTGCATCCCACCATACCAGGTTACGAAGGCAGGCCCCCGGGTACGCAACGGGAGCGGTGATTTCTCCGGGGGGTATTTTCTACCACCATCTCCGGCTTTACCGGACTGGGGGCTGGAACCTGCCGCGTCGAGTTGGATCCGTCTAGATCTTACTACCGATGCACGCCAGGaacaccatcttcatcttcacccACGCGAGGAACGTGAACCAAAGAAG TCAAGAAATAATGTTGAACCCGAAGTGACCACAATTATGATCTGGAACGTGCCCCACTCTGCCTACTGTGAGGACCT GAGGAGCATCTTTGAGGGAGTCAATGGGATCGTTGCTGTTTACTACAGTAGTTTGAGACGTATTATGCTTGTGGATTTTGTGACCAGGCAAGCTGCACGCAAG GCTCGCAATTTGCTGAGGGACAATCGGGCGATGAGCAATTGGCTGAGGAATTACTCACTCAACACTGCATTCTTTCACAATAAGAAGTATGTCTTTGACAG ATATTCGTCATTGCCTTGGGCAAGGTCTGGAACTTCTGTATGCATTCATGGCCTTGATTCATCTCTCCATGTTGACGAG ATAAGAACAATGCTTGCAGGACACTTCGGCCCCAACAATGAAGGAATTAGAATTCCAACAAATTTAGATGGTTCGAGCATTGG GAAAGCTTACATAAAGTATGGGAGCTGGTGTTATTTTTCAGAAGCACTCAATTTGAATGGTTCAAACCTTGGAGGGCAAAAGTTGATGGTCACTGAATGTGATGGGGGCAGTAGATTCTGGGATGGCCATATCTCTCCTAATGGGCCTGGTACAG GGAAGAGGAAAGTTTTTGAACAATGA